In Blastopirellula sp. J2-11, a single genomic region encodes these proteins:
- a CDS encoding thioredoxin family protein, which produces MEFGRALYDGDGRWADGTLARRVDECKAEITETPLRIGASPLRCPLWGPQRAAILNSKNCRMKNPMKMLFSAGRTALFAFGHPSAARGIAVALLLALLTSSSAAAEDQMQTSEAENSQPISSSPVHVDWISDITVAQELANKEGKDLILFFTGSDWCAFCIQMEEEVLAKPETAQRLSQRYVPVVLDFPHDSELSIYLTQQNQKLKSQLNIIGFPTIYFVDADLLPYGQMAGYKSPAEFWKSFDQISALGAELSAIKVGESVADIQDAQRLDRLFGKVPREMLEYGWLTQIQRMIDEPSEADSQIRQSWAKRLAQIVQENTKRDFLSAMSLGFRQRLKVKTSSADMLEYLDSFAVKADGNAKLLEAVNAFKAHYLFNIKRFKEAAAIADEMIAAESADPKTVAMMQALKQQIAASEESPAVEEKAEIAPILFPLRD; this is translated from the coding sequence TTGGAGTTTGGAAGAGCCTTATATGACGGTGACGGTCGATGGGCGGATGGAACTCTCGCCCGTCGAGTTGACGAATGTAAAGCTGAAATAACCGAAACCCCGCTTCGCATTGGAGCGTCGCCGCTGCGATGTCCTCTTTGGGGGCCGCAGCGAGCTGCAATCCTGAACTCGAAAAACTGTAGAATGAAAAACCCCATGAAGATGCTTTTTTCCGCAGGGCGAACCGCCTTGTTTGCGTTCGGTCATCCCTCTGCTGCCCGAGGGATAGCTGTTGCGCTGCTGCTGGCTCTGCTGACCAGCAGCAGCGCCGCGGCGGAAGACCAAATGCAGACGTCAGAAGCAGAGAACAGCCAACCGATCTCCAGCAGCCCCGTGCATGTCGACTGGATCAGCGACATAACCGTCGCCCAAGAGCTTGCGAACAAGGAAGGCAAGGATTTGATCTTGTTCTTCACCGGCTCGGACTGGTGCGCCTTTTGTATTCAGATGGAAGAGGAAGTCCTGGCGAAACCGGAAACCGCCCAACGGCTTTCCCAGCGTTATGTGCCGGTCGTGCTTGATTTTCCCCATGACAGTGAGCTTTCGATTTATCTGACCCAGCAGAACCAAAAACTCAAATCGCAATTAAACATCATCGGTTTTCCCACGATTTACTTTGTGGACGCTGACTTGTTGCCGTATGGTCAGATGGCCGGGTACAAGAGTCCTGCCGAATTTTGGAAATCGTTTGACCAAATCTCCGCTTTGGGCGCCGAATTATCGGCCATTAAAGTGGGAGAATCTGTCGCGGATATCCAAGACGCTCAGCGCCTTGATCGTCTGTTCGGGAAGGTTCCGCGTGAAATGCTGGAATACGGATGGTTGACGCAAATCCAACGCATGATCGACGAGCCGAGCGAGGCCGATTCGCAGATCCGTCAAAGCTGGGCGAAGCGGCTAGCGCAGATCGTGCAGGAAAATACCAAGCGGGATTTCCTTTCTGCAATGTCGCTCGGTTTTCGGCAGCGTTTGAAAGTGAAGACCTCGTCGGCTGATATGCTCGAATACCTCGACTCATTTGCCGTCAAGGCCGACGGCAACGCCAAACTGCTGGAAGCGGTGAACGCTTTTAAGGCTCACTATCTCTTTAATATCAAACGTTTCAAGGAAGCCGCGGCGATCGCCGATGAAATGATCGCGG
- a CDS encoding AraC family transcriptional regulator has product MALDYQDESDDDWEYAEALLTESLHDGDCRGNYFISILEDCDTRYSLEADFGAGKFLRSSQPGNIIIGDEESVQKLQGKGPYHTYMIFIKKCVVDDFFREATQSDQGLPEHLLRMSFRDEKLRLITKQIFQHFRQPRNVGRRMIKEYLQNQVLERLLAISGKKINRLTSDDTLQPTRLIDILDYMREHCTEDLSLNQLAEHANVSRSHFVRLFRQTTGESPKQFLLKLKLERAKQLLATAPHLSVLEVARTCGFYDQSHLARVLRQAEGITPTLLRREPFF; this is encoded by the coding sequence ATGGCGCTCGATTACCAGGATGAGTCGGATGACGACTGGGAGTATGCGGAAGCGTTGCTCACCGAGTCGCTGCACGACGGCGACTGCCGCGGCAATTATTTCATCTCGATCCTGGAAGATTGCGACACCCGATATTCGCTGGAAGCCGATTTTGGCGCCGGAAAGTTTCTCCGCAGCAGTCAGCCTGGCAATATCATTATCGGCGACGAAGAATCGGTCCAAAAGCTGCAGGGAAAGGGCCCCTATCACACCTACATGATTTTCATCAAAAAGTGCGTGGTGGACGATTTTTTTCGAGAAGCGACCCAAAGCGATCAAGGATTGCCCGAGCATCTGCTGCGAATGTCGTTTCGGGACGAAAAGCTGAGACTCATCACGAAGCAGATTTTCCAACACTTTCGTCAGCCCCGGAATGTGGGGCGAAGAATGATCAAAGAGTATTTGCAGAACCAGGTTTTAGAGCGGTTGCTGGCGATCTCCGGAAAGAAGATAAATCGGCTGACGAGTGACGATACGCTGCAGCCGACGCGCCTGATCGATATTTTGGATTACATGAGAGAGCACTGCACCGAAGACCTTAGTTTGAATCAGCTCGCCGAGCATGCGAACGTTAGTCGCAGTCATTTTGTCCGGCTCTTTCGTCAGACAACCGGCGAATCTCCAAAACAGTTTTTGTTGAAGCTCAAACTAGAGCGGGCCAAGCAACTGTTGGCGACGGCTCCGCATCTTTCGGTGCTCGAAGTTGCACGGACCTGCGGCTTTTACGATCAGTCGCATCTGGCTCGCGTGCTTCGGCAGGCCGAGGGGATTACGCCCACGCTTCTCCGCCGCGAGCCTTTTTTCTAG
- a CDS encoding DUF1559 domain-containing protein, whose product MKRAAFTLVELLVVIAIIGVLIALLLPAVQQAREAARRMSCKNSLKQIGLACHNYHDTFKALPRSGAYKTSGGFFGGVIVDRMNGPNVALLPFLEGGNTYDLYDQNENWMHANNAAMKDKMPTLFVCPSNPEGGIPLAVADPRFEGFQTPDYCYSTLAVEETVNPTAQDFPGAFPLDKWNKFSNITDGLSNTLLVYESAGRNHWRANRYEMSDSLKSLGLYNWGSRCETWTNPVTQASQLGAFFKFTLVMDATNPTGAQPSIVQFAGGFMNVSNIYGAPYSFHTSGVQCVMADGSVRFLSESMDRATMVALCSAQQGDIVGGN is encoded by the coding sequence ATGAAACGCGCCGCGTTTACTTTGGTCGAGTTATTGGTCGTGATCGCGATCATTGGAGTCCTGATCGCGCTGCTTTTGCCCGCCGTCCAGCAGGCTCGCGAAGCGGCGCGCCGGATGAGCTGCAAGAACAGTCTGAAACAGATTGGATTGGCCTGCCATAACTATCACGACACTTTTAAGGCGCTGCCTCGCTCAGGAGCGTACAAGACATCCGGTGGATTTTTTGGCGGCGTCATTGTGGATCGAATGAACGGCCCGAATGTGGCGTTACTTCCGTTCTTGGAAGGCGGCAACACCTATGATCTGTATGATCAAAACGAGAACTGGATGCATGCCAACAACGCGGCGATGAAAGACAAAATGCCGACATTATTCGTTTGCCCGTCTAATCCTGAGGGGGGAATTCCGTTGGCCGTTGCGGATCCAAGATTTGAGGGATTTCAGACCCCGGATTACTGCTACTCGACTTTGGCCGTCGAAGAAACGGTGAATCCCACTGCACAAGATTTTCCAGGTGCATTCCCGCTCGACAAATGGAATAAGTTTTCTAATATCACCGATGGACTCTCTAACACGCTGCTCGTGTACGAGTCGGCTGGCCGAAATCATTGGCGAGCCAATCGATATGAGATGTCAGACTCTCTCAAATCGCTCGGACTCTATAACTGGGGAAGTCGGTGCGAAACCTGGACCAACCCTGTCACGCAAGCGAGTCAGCTTGGCGCCTTTTTCAAATTCACCTTGGTGATGGACGCGACCAACCCCACCGGCGCCCAACCCAGCATTGTCCAGTTTGCTGGCGGGTTCATGAACGTGAGCAACATTTACGGCGCCCCTTACTCTTTCCATACTAGCGGCGTGCAGTGCGTTATGGCGGATGGTTCGGTCAGATTTCTAAGTGAGAGTATGGACCGAGCGACGATGGTCGCCCTCTGTTCCGCCCAGCAGGGTGACATTGTAGGGGGTAACTAA